The following are encoded together in the Capsulimonas corticalis genome:
- a CDS encoding DUF6932 family protein translates to MTLPEFDRRGMLPPGIYSVNWLEFTERFGNSPRRKQLLDGLLIALRLLQSAGCGLVFVDGSFVTAKHTPGDYDACWGVKGVDPDLLNPVFLNFDNGRAAQKERFAGEFFPAELPEGESGQTFLDFFQTNKDDGSRKGIVCLNLDILDLDE, encoded by the coding sequence ATGACGCTGCCAGAATTTGATCGCCGAGGAATGCTTCCGCCGGGAATTTACTCCGTCAATTGGTTAGAATTTACGGAGCGGTTTGGGAATTCACCAAGGCGTAAACAATTGCTTGATGGTTTGCTCATTGCATTGCGTTTGCTGCAATCGGCGGGATGCGGATTGGTGTTTGTCGATGGAAGCTTTGTGACGGCCAAGCACACTCCTGGCGATTATGACGCCTGCTGGGGCGTTAAGGGCGTTGACCCTGATTTACTGAACCCTGTGTTCTTGAATTTCGACAACGGCCGCGCCGCGCAAAAAGAACGCTTTGCCGGAGAATTCTTCCCGGCGGAACTCCCCGAAGGTGAGAGTGGCCAGACGTTTCTAGATTTTTTTCAGACAAATAAAGATGACGGCTCCCGCAAGGGAATCGTGTGCTTAAATCTGGACATTCTAGATCTCGATGAATGA
- a CDS encoding helix-turn-helix domain-containing protein, whose translation MIRNERQYRITKTQAANFERALANIIESEALQKSSLHPVLQKAQQDALRSQLEDLRGQLQEYDALQSGQNVFHVSGTFDALPSALIKARIAQGLSQKELALRMGLKEQQIQRYESTGYAAASFERLSMVIKALGVSVTEDVRFIS comes from the coding sequence ATGATTCGTAATGAACGGCAGTATCGCATTACTAAGACACAAGCGGCGAATTTTGAACGGGCTCTGGCGAACATCATCGAATCAGAAGCTTTGCAAAAATCATCTCTCCATCCAGTGTTGCAAAAAGCTCAGCAAGATGCATTGCGAAGTCAACTGGAAGATCTGCGGGGGCAGCTTCAAGAATATGACGCATTGCAGTCAGGACAAAACGTATTCCATGTCTCAGGGACATTTGACGCCTTGCCGAGCGCGCTGATCAAAGCGCGTATCGCACAGGGATTAAGTCAGAAAGAGCTGGCCTTAAGGATGGGATTAAAAGAACAGCAAATACAGCGCTATGAATCGACTGGTTATGCCGCCGCCAGCTTTGAACGTCTGAGCATGGTCATTAAGGCGTTAGGTGTGTCGGTGACTGAGGATGTCCGGTTTATTTCCTGA
- a CDS encoding DNA alkylation repair protein: MSNPLTAEDALAHLTAHADPRRAISMGRYFKTGPGEYGAGDTFLGLSVPSVRAIAKRFHTLSLSETEDLLHAPEHEARLTALLILVHRYQKGAAQERAAIFRLYLSNTQYINNWDLIDGTAEYIVGAHLYGGDKQILIDFAHSSDLWQRRIAMLSCFHDIKLGDAASAFTIVNILKNDSHDLIQKAVGWMLREIGKRCSRAELVAWLAQDDHYKTIPRTALRYAIEHFSPEERQAYLKGGV; encoded by the coding sequence TTGAGTAACCCACTAACCGCCGAAGACGCGCTCGCCCATCTGACCGCCCATGCCGATCCACGACGCGCGATCAGCATGGGCCGCTACTTCAAGACCGGCCCCGGCGAGTACGGCGCCGGCGACACCTTCCTGGGCCTATCCGTCCCGTCCGTTCGAGCCATCGCCAAACGATTTCACACGCTGAGTCTGAGCGAAACGGAAGACCTGCTCCATGCTCCCGAGCACGAAGCCCGTCTGACGGCGCTGCTTATCCTCGTGCATCGCTATCAAAAAGGCGCCGCGCAAGAGCGCGCCGCGATCTTCCGCCTCTATCTTTCGAACACCCAATATATCAATAACTGGGACCTCATCGACGGGACTGCCGAATACATCGTCGGCGCCCATTTGTACGGCGGCGACAAGCAAATCCTGATCGATTTCGCCCACTCCTCCGACCTCTGGCAGCGCCGAATCGCCATGCTCTCCTGTTTTCACGACATCAAGCTGGGCGACGCCGCGTCCGCCTTCACGATCGTCAATATTCTGAAAAACGACTCCCATGACCTGATCCAAAAGGCCGTCGGCTGGATGCTCCGAGAGATCGGCAAACGCTGCTCCCGCGCCGAGCTTGTCGCCTGGCTGGCGCAAGATGACCACTACAAAACGATCCCACGCACCGCGCTGCGCTACGCCATCGAACATTTCAGTCCGGAGGAGCGACAGGCGTATTTAAAGGGAGGCGTCTAA
- a CDS encoding Uma2 family endonuclease: MLAIGMANDPCPRLWTRANYYKASETGVFAPEERLELIEGIIFVKTPQSSPHSTSVRATTEALADAFGDGYEVRAQLPLALSDRSEPEPDVLVAPGSWRTYEDHHPGASETLLVVEVSDSTLHYDRTRKASLYAAAGIGEYWIVNLVERTLEVRRAPEPGLGYREVIILSDGDVCTPLSAPNASILVRDLLPTSV; the protein is encoded by the coding sequence ATGCTCGCGATCGGCATGGCGAATGATCCATGTCCGCGTCTCTGGACGCGGGCAAATTACTACAAAGCCTCGGAAACAGGGGTATTCGCCCCTGAGGAGCGTTTGGAATTAATCGAAGGGATAATTTTCGTTAAAACGCCTCAAAGCTCCCCGCATTCCACCTCTGTTCGCGCGACGACGGAAGCCCTTGCGGACGCTTTTGGCGATGGCTATGAAGTTCGTGCGCAGCTTCCTTTGGCGCTCAGTGACCGTTCGGAGCCGGAACCTGATGTGCTGGTTGCTCCAGGATCGTGGCGAACCTACGAAGATCATCACCCCGGCGCTTCTGAAACTCTGCTCGTCGTGGAAGTTTCCGACAGCACTCTCCATTACGATCGCACACGCAAAGCATCCCTCTACGCCGCCGCCGGAATTGGTGAATACTGGATCGTCAATCTTGTGGAGCGAACGTTGGAAGTTCGCCGCGCGCCTGAGCCTGGATTAGGATATCGTGAGGTAATAATCTTAAGCGATGGCGATGTGTGTACACCGCTCTCGGCGCCGAACGCGTCGATTTTGGTGAGGGATTTACTGCCCACCTCGGTATAG
- a CDS encoding YybH family protein translates to MLNSFLKKPLFSLCAVAAVLLSPHTLKAAAPSADRVATETAIKVIYDDINADFNRRDLSHMMAYFTPDYTEIDEKGTRHTKEQAREGYQKQLGQITTIQSHYTIQSVTPTPAGTLVEMHLHSDGTGQKRILFAKLHGSFTSDLQVRDLWVNTPDGWRIQHRQTLQNDLKVHPR, encoded by the coding sequence ATGCTGAACTCTTTTCTCAAGAAACCCCTGTTTTCGCTGTGCGCCGTCGCCGCCGTTCTGTTATCGCCTCACACGCTGAAGGCCGCCGCGCCTTCGGCTGACCGCGTCGCCACGGAGACGGCGATCAAGGTCATTTACGATGACATTAACGCCGATTTCAATCGGCGCGACCTCTCGCACATGATGGCGTACTTCACCCCCGATTACACCGAGATCGACGAGAAGGGCACCCGGCATACCAAAGAACAGGCCCGGGAAGGCTACCAAAAGCAGCTCGGCCAAATCACGACCATCCAAAGCCATTACACCATCCAAAGCGTGACGCCGACGCCCGCCGGGACACTGGTGGAGATGCATCTGCACTCGGACGGAACCGGCCAGAAGCGGATCCTATTCGCCAAGCTCCACGGTTCCTTCACGAGCGATCTCCAGGTCCGCGACCTGTGGGTAAATACCCCAGACGGCTGGCGAATCCAGCACCGTCAGACGCTTCAGAACGACCTCAAGGTGCATCCGCGCTAG
- a CDS encoding DUF2314 domain-containing protein has protein sequence MRFPFFGRLSNVPVEIKLPDILTVGFGVYFRSAGEPPSDAALRAMAGAWIERWMELPMRGAALEYLQSPMLRVEVRPVRDTPMPPMDMLRAMGMGELEERRTAAATHLVMLAGSDAVRHPWFGLHSTHAAALGMAHGLNGVVYDAQTSQILPTTLLEESIPGDGRFALTQQIVIPFSANERGEGWMTTKGMEKFGLPNLQIKNVPPGCASVLMNAMNGVASRLISITARETDGRKEPLKLLKVGPEIRVGAEDVVRAYGKEDGEEDRPGEGVRGWSTVRLTKERSWRGSEMMLTIGPPAPGNTKTSSWLYTLLEDLFGSSDEVQLIEGGSETMETAHLRAVAELSAVKQRFQNALPPGTTLYMKHGFPRRGAEGEEFMWIAVKTWRGDQISGTLVNDPQYCLHLRVGQPVQISEAQVFDWLITTLDGAREGEYTTHALRGGEL, from the coding sequence ATGCGATTTCCGTTTTTTGGCAGGCTCTCAAATGTCCCGGTGGAGATTAAGCTCCCGGACATTCTGACGGTGGGATTTGGCGTCTATTTCCGTAGCGCCGGCGAGCCGCCGAGCGATGCGGCGCTTCGCGCGATGGCTGGGGCCTGGATCGAACGGTGGATGGAGCTGCCAATGCGGGGCGCTGCGCTGGAGTATCTGCAAAGTCCGATGCTGCGGGTCGAGGTTCGCCCCGTGCGGGATACGCCAATGCCGCCGATGGACATGCTGCGGGCGATGGGCATGGGAGAGCTGGAGGAGCGGCGGACTGCGGCGGCGACGCATCTGGTGATGCTGGCGGGTAGCGACGCCGTCCGGCATCCGTGGTTCGGCCTGCACTCCACCCACGCCGCCGCATTGGGAATGGCGCACGGCCTGAACGGCGTCGTGTACGACGCCCAGACGAGCCAAATCCTTCCCACAACTCTCTTGGAAGAATCGATCCCCGGCGATGGGAGATTTGCGCTGACCCAGCAGATTGTGATCCCCTTCTCCGCGAACGAGCGCGGCGAAGGGTGGATGACGACCAAGGGAATGGAGAAGTTTGGCCTGCCGAATCTCCAGATCAAGAACGTGCCGCCGGGATGCGCGTCCGTGCTCATGAATGCGATGAACGGCGTTGCGAGCCGGCTAATCAGCATCACGGCGCGCGAAACCGACGGCCGGAAAGAGCCGCTCAAGCTGCTGAAAGTCGGTCCGGAAATCCGTGTCGGCGCGGAGGATGTCGTCCGCGCCTACGGCAAGGAAGACGGGGAAGAAGATCGGCCCGGCGAAGGCGTTCGCGGATGGTCGACAGTGCGTCTGACAAAGGAGCGAAGCTGGCGGGGCAGCGAGATGATGCTCACTATCGGGCCACCCGCGCCGGGGAATACAAAGACATCCAGCTGGCTGTATACGCTGCTGGAAGATCTGTTCGGCTCCAGCGACGAAGTCCAGCTGATTGAAGGCGGCTCGGAAACCATGGAAACGGCGCACCTTCGGGCGGTCGCCGAACTGTCGGCGGTCAAGCAGCGCTTCCAAAACGCTCTTCCTCCGGGGACCACGCTTTACATGAAGCACGGTTTTCCGAGACGCGGGGCCGAGGGTGAAGAGTTCATGTGGATCGCGGTCAAGACATGGCGCGGCGACCAGATCTCAGGAACGCTCGTCAACGATCCCCAATACTGCCTGCATTTGCGCGTCGGCCAGCCCGTTCAGATCTCCGAAGCCCAAGTCTTCGACTGGCTGATCACCACTCTCGACGGCGCCCGCGAAGGCGAATACACCACCCACGCCCTGCGCGGCGGGGAACTTTAA
- a CDS encoding carboxypeptidase-like regulatory domain-containing protein, with product MLDELGNVENLRGRVLGPDGKPSSNAHILLYMMFSEEIDIDLWPQMSFLGTDADGGFSVEMPPGVLSVRLRARDGHFVTREALALTMPANDVTLQLDENAAVSLTGIVRNEEGQAIAGSLIVWYLYEVHSGFGYPARTQDDGRFLIGDLWPDLSYGVEIHAEGYELTRRYDLTAPPPGETCDLGAISPQKALYHVAGQLLDEWGAPVAGVLVTAEGPQTHLRQQVSDADGRFHITGVGSGSVDINVLHGERSAWMRLQAGDPDVKVIVK from the coding sequence ATGCTTGATGAGCTTGGAAATGTCGAAAATCTGCGCGGCCGCGTGCTTGGGCCTGATGGGAAACCGTCTTCAAACGCTCATATCCTGTTGTACATGATGTTTTCCGAGGAGATCGATATCGACTTGTGGCCGCAGATGTCTTTCTTGGGAACAGACGCCGACGGCGGTTTTTCCGTCGAGATGCCTCCCGGAGTTCTGAGTGTGCGGCTCAGAGCTCGCGATGGGCATTTCGTGACGCGCGAAGCCCTGGCGCTTACGATGCCCGCCAACGATGTCACTTTACAGCTTGATGAGAATGCGGCCGTGTCGCTGACCGGGATTGTGCGGAATGAAGAAGGGCAGGCAATCGCTGGCTCTCTTATTGTGTGGTATCTGTATGAAGTTCACAGCGGCTTTGGCTACCCAGCAAGAACGCAAGACGACGGAAGATTTCTGATAGGGGATCTCTGGCCCGACTTATCCTACGGCGTTGAAATTCATGCGGAGGGATACGAACTTACGAGACGCTACGACCTTACGGCGCCGCCGCCGGGAGAGACGTGTGATCTGGGCGCGATTTCTCCACAAAAAGCACTCTACCATGTGGCTGGACAACTCCTGGATGAATGGGGGGCGCCGGTCGCGGGCGTTCTTGTCACCGCCGAAGGCCCGCAAACGCATCTTCGACAGCAAGTCAGCGACGCCGATGGCCGGTTTCATATTACCGGCGTGGGGTCGGGGAGCGTGGACATCAATGTTCTTCACGGCGAACGAAGCGCGTGGATGCGCTTGCAGGCAGGAGATCCGGACGTGAAAGTGATCGTGAAATGA
- a CDS encoding lycopene cyclase domain-containing protein, translated as MHTPHAYLMYELLWALPVIIIQWLVAGRELWKRRRLLIAVSTLATLYLGACDALALGHGIWSVDPKRVLGIYAGPLPLEEFLFYGVTNVMAAQGFVMIVGYLRERRRGA; from the coding sequence ATGCACACCCCGCACGCCTACCTCATGTACGAACTCCTCTGGGCGCTCCCCGTCATCATCATCCAGTGGCTCGTCGCCGGCCGCGAGCTCTGGAAACGCCGACGCCTCTTAATCGCCGTCTCCACCCTCGCCACTCTCTACCTCGGCGCCTGCGACGCCCTCGCCCTCGGCCACGGCATCTGGAGCGTCGACCCTAAACGCGTGCTGGGAATCTACGCAGGTCCGCTACCGCTGGAGGAGTTTCTCTTTTACGGCGTGACCAACGTGATGGCGGCGCAGGGGTTTGTGATGATCGTGGGATATCTGAGAGAGCGAAGACGCGGCGCATGA
- a CDS encoding lycopene cyclase domain-containing protein, with the protein MTYAGFLLIFLVVPILLLAAALRRKFRRRHALAGAIVCALAFLYTAPWDNHAARIGLWTFDSVFAPRSHFLGFLPWEEYAFYGLQSILICLLTIWLAQNRRLSGGDDL; encoded by the coding sequence ATGACGTACGCCGGGTTCCTGCTGATCTTCCTCGTCGTCCCCATTCTTCTGCTCGCCGCCGCGCTGCGGCGCAAGTTCCGGCGCCGCCACGCCCTCGCCGGCGCGATTGTCTGCGCCCTCGCCTTCCTCTACACCGCCCCCTGGGACAACCACGCCGCCCGCATCGGCCTCTGGACCTTCGACTCTGTCTTCGCCCCGCGCAGCCATTTCCTCGGCTTCCTCCCCTGGGAGGAATACGCCTTCTATGGGCTGCAAAGCATCCTCATCTGCCTGCTCACCATTTGGCTCGCCCAAAACCGACGCCTCTCCGGAGGCGATGACCTCTAA
- a CDS encoding phytoene desaturase family protein encodes MSQKKVVIVGAGIGGLATAMRLQARGGFSVTVLEKNAAAGGRCNIWESEGYRFDTGPSLLLMTDIYRELFAFCGADFDALVPLIKMEPNYGVHFGDGSFMTMSSDLPTMIAELERIEPGSAAGYYRFLEDASRKYRLGRSEFVEKDFRTAGDFFTAHNLGLLKKLNALDKLYTHVSQFFKDDRLRQAFSMQSMYLGISPFDAPAVYTLLPYTELAEDGLYYPKGGLYTLPRAMVQVCGDLGVEIRTEQTVQEIVVRDGKAVGVRVGGEVIPADIVISNADLPYTYTDLLEARPKRYEEASWRKQAFTSSAFVMYLGTDRRYPALHHHNFYLSSDYKRNFEEIFDAKVAPRDPSFYINAPGRTDPSVAPEGGDNLFVLVPIPHLTKQQQWTDDQIAQFREKVFDRLEARGLTDLRKHVVVERMVTPHDWERLYRLKFGAAFGLSHGIFQVGYFRPANKAPHVGNLYFVGASTAPGTGVPLVCLGAKLVSERIAADAA; translated from the coding sequence ATGTCACAAAAGAAGGTCGTGATCGTCGGCGCCGGGATCGGCGGACTGGCGACCGCCATGCGTCTACAGGCGCGGGGCGGGTTTTCGGTGACGGTGCTGGAAAAGAACGCGGCCGCCGGGGGGCGGTGCAACATTTGGGAGTCCGAGGGGTATCGGTTTGACACCGGGCCCTCGCTGCTTCTGATGACGGATATCTATCGCGAACTGTTCGCGTTCTGTGGCGCGGACTTCGACGCGCTTGTTCCCCTGATCAAGATGGAGCCGAACTACGGCGTCCACTTCGGCGATGGCTCGTTCATGACGATGTCCAGCGATCTGCCGACAATGATCGCCGAGCTGGAGCGTATCGAGCCGGGATCGGCGGCGGGCTACTATCGCTTTTTGGAGGACGCCAGCCGCAAGTACCGCCTCGGCCGGTCTGAGTTTGTGGAGAAGGACTTTCGCACGGCGGGCGACTTCTTCACGGCGCACAACTTGGGGCTGCTCAAGAAGCTCAACGCGCTGGATAAGCTCTACACCCACGTTTCCCAGTTCTTTAAAGACGATCGATTGCGCCAGGCGTTTTCGATGCAGTCGATGTATCTGGGCATCTCCCCCTTCGACGCTCCCGCTGTCTATACGCTGCTTCCCTACACCGAACTGGCCGAGGATGGTCTGTACTATCCCAAAGGCGGTCTCTATACGCTGCCGCGCGCGATGGTCCAGGTCTGCGGAGACCTTGGGGTGGAGATCCGGACGGAGCAGACGGTCCAAGAGATCGTGGTTCGGGACGGGAAAGCGGTCGGCGTGCGCGTCGGCGGCGAGGTGATTCCGGCGGACATCGTGATCTCCAACGCGGACCTCCCCTACACCTACACGGATCTGCTGGAGGCGCGGCCGAAGCGTTATGAAGAAGCTTCATGGCGCAAGCAGGCGTTTACTTCGTCGGCCTTCGTCATGTATCTGGGAACCGATCGCCGCTATCCCGCGCTTCATCACCATAACTTCTATCTTTCGAGCGACTACAAGCGCAACTTCGAGGAGATCTTCGACGCCAAAGTCGCGCCGCGCGATCCGTCGTTCTATATCAACGCCCCGGGCCGCACGGACCCGTCCGTCGCGCCGGAGGGCGGGGACAATCTCTTTGTGCTGGTCCCGATCCCGCATCTCACGAAGCAGCAGCAGTGGACGGACGATCAGATCGCGCAGTTCCGGGAGAAAGTCTTCGATCGGCTGGAAGCGCGGGGGCTGACGGATCTGCGCAAGCATGTCGTGGTGGAGCGCATGGTGACTCCGCACGACTGGGAGCGGCTGTATCGCTTGAAATTCGGCGCGGCGTTTGGACTGTCGCACGGAATTTTTCAGGTTGGGTACTTCCGGCCCGCGAACAAAGCCCCACATGTGGGTAACCTGTACTTTGTGGGGGCGAGCACCGCGCCGGGGACTGGCGTGCCGCTTGTCTGCCTGGGAGCCAAGCTCGTCTCCGAGCGTATCGCAGCGGACGCCGCTTAG
- a CDS encoding phytoene/squalene synthase family protein, which yields MPSTELDRAYDLCKRINAHHGKTYYFSTLFFPPEIRRSVHALYGFVRYPDEIVDNPQPGDDPRRGLTEYRDATRMALKMGRSDNPVLHAFADVAARYRISEQYPLAFLDAMAMDLTRSRYETFDDLKTYTYGSASVVGLMMCRVMGVTNEQALVHAHDLGLAMQLTNFWRDIGEDWRDRQRIYIPQEEMRRFGYTETMLANGVVNDAFRDLMRFQIARAREYYASADLGMSSIPPRSQLPVKLARHLYAQILDKIEENNYDVFARRARTTAFEKATAFVRLRMSGAS from the coding sequence ATGCCGTCAACGGAGCTGGATCGCGCCTACGATCTCTGCAAGCGCATCAACGCGCACCATGGCAAAACGTATTACTTCAGCACTCTCTTCTTCCCACCCGAAATCCGTCGAAGCGTTCACGCCCTTTATGGGTTTGTGCGCTATCCCGACGAGATCGTGGACAACCCTCAGCCGGGCGATGATCCCCGGCGCGGCCTGACGGAATACCGCGACGCCACCCGCATGGCGCTGAAGATGGGGCGCTCCGACAACCCGGTCCTGCATGCCTTCGCCGATGTCGCCGCGCGCTATCGCATTTCCGAACAGTATCCGCTGGCCTTTCTCGACGCCATGGCGATGGACCTCACCCGCTCTCGCTATGAGACATTCGACGACCTCAAGACCTACACCTACGGCAGCGCCTCGGTCGTCGGCCTGATGATGTGCCGCGTGATGGGCGTCACCAACGAGCAGGCGCTCGTCCACGCCCACGATCTGGGTCTCGCGATGCAGCTCACCAACTTCTGGCGCGACATCGGCGAGGACTGGCGCGACCGCCAGCGGATTTACATACCCCAGGAAGAGATGCGTCGCTTCGGCTACACCGAAACCATGCTCGCCAACGGCGTCGTCAACGACGCCTTCCGCGACCTCATGCGCTTCCAGATCGCCCGCGCCCGCGAATACTACGCCAGCGCCGACCTCGGCATGTCCAGCATTCCCCCGCGCAGCCAGCTCCCCGTCAAACTTGCCCGCCACCTCTACGCCCAGATCCTCGACAAAATTGAAGAAAACAACTACGACGTCTTCGCCCGCCGCGCCCGCACCACGGCCTTCGAGAAAGCCACCGCCTTCGTACGCCTGCGCATGAGCGGGGCTTCGTGA